The genomic region CTCGGCGCCGTCGCCGACCCACACCGCGGCGGGCTCGCCGATACGGCGGGCGGCGGTCAGCAGCTCGGTGGTGACCTTCTTGACCTGTCCGTCGACGTGGTCGACGAGGACGAGGACCTCAGCCATAATCCTTGAACCTTCCTGAGTCTCTCGTCGGACCTAGACGAACTTCTTCTCGGCGAGGAAGTCGGCGAGCTTCGCGCCGCCGTCGCCCTCGTCCTTGACGATCGTGCCCGCGGCGCGCGGCGGCGCGGGGGCGAAGTCGACGGTCTCGGTGGTGGCGTTGGCCAGACCGACCTTGGCCGTGTCGATACCGGCGTCGGCGGCCGACTTCTTGTCGACCGGCTTCTTCTTCGCCTGCATGATCAGCTTGAAGGACGGGTAGCGCGGCTCGTTGATCTTCTCGACGACCGAGACGACCGCCGGGAGCTGCGCCTCGACGACGTCGTAGCCGTAGTCCGTCTGACGCTGGATCTTGACGGCGCCGCCGTCGATGTCGACCTTGCCCGCGAGCGTGAGCTGCGGCAGGCCGAGGTACTCGGCGAGCGCCGCGCCGACGACACCGGTGCGCGCGTCCGTGGACTCCG from Nocardiopsis aegyptia harbors:
- a CDS encoding electron transfer flavoprotein subunit beta/FixA family protein, with protein sequence MNIVVLVKQVPDTATERKLSDADKTLDRAASDGVINELDEYAIEEALLLKEKHGGEVTILTMGPDQATDSIRKALSMGADKAVFVNDDALHGSDALQTAYALAQALGTLEFDLVVLGSESTDARTGVVGAALAEYLGLPQLTLAGKVDIDGGAVKIQRQTDYGYDVVEAQLPAVVSVVEKINEPRYPSFKLIMQAKKKPVDKKSAADAGIDTAKVGLANATTETVDFAPAPPRAAGTIVKDEGDGGAKLADFLAEKKFV